One Gimesia aquarii DNA segment encodes these proteins:
- a CDS encoding sialidase family protein, which yields MLLKALTRTSLILMVLTTICCWFQSSFASEPGTTQAKPQQPGFTIPYVDLNVETDRQIVVDREEGQYLGHPTTVLLEDNKTMLCVYPKGHGKGGIIYKRSNDAGKTWSERLPTPASWATSREVPTLHRVIDANGKKRIIMFSGLYPTRMAVTEDDGKTWSELKQVGDWGGIVVMGCVEPLKTDKGHYMALFHDDGRFISKNSKQESPIAFTLYKTISNDGGLTWSDPEAVHKSSDYHICEPGIIRSPDRKQLAVLLRENSRRHNSQIIFSDDEGITWTKPRDLPGSLNGDRHTGKYDPVSGRLLISFRSKTPKGHTAPTEGDWVAWVGTYDDLVKGNEGQYHVRLKDNTKGADCAYPGVEVLPDGTFIVTTYGHWDKGKPPYIRSVRLKLSELDQLAKSK from the coding sequence ATGTTATTAAAAGCGCTCACTCGTACGAGTCTAATTCTGATGGTTCTAACTACTATTTGCTGTTGGTTTCAATCTTCGTTTGCATCTGAACCCGGTACCACTCAAGCAAAACCACAGCAACCCGGATTTACGATTCCTTATGTTGACCTCAACGTTGAAACGGATCGCCAAATCGTCGTTGATCGAGAGGAAGGTCAATACTTGGGACACCCTACAACCGTGCTGCTCGAAGACAACAAGACGATGCTCTGTGTCTATCCTAAAGGGCACGGGAAGGGGGGCATTATTTATAAACGCTCTAATGACGCTGGTAAAACTTGGAGCGAACGTCTCCCGACTCCCGCATCTTGGGCGACATCGAGAGAAGTTCCGACCTTACATCGAGTCATTGATGCCAATGGTAAAAAACGAATCATCATGTTTTCCGGTTTGTATCCGACACGCATGGCAGTTACGGAAGATGATGGCAAAACGTGGAGCGAGCTCAAACAGGTCGGTGACTGGGGCGGCATCGTCGTCATGGGTTGTGTCGAACCGCTGAAAACAGACAAAGGCCATTATATGGCTCTGTTTCACGATGATGGCCGATTTATCTCCAAAAATTCCAAACAGGAATCGCCGATCGCTTTCACTCTTTATAAAACGATTTCCAACGACGGTGGTTTAACCTGGTCTGATCCCGAAGCAGTTCATAAATCCTCCGACTACCATATTTGTGAGCCTGGCATCATTCGTTCGCCAGACAGAAAACAACTCGCTGTTCTATTGAGAGAAAACAGTCGGCGGCATAACTCACAAATCATTTTCTCAGACGATGAAGGTATAACCTGGACGAAGCCCCGCGATCTTCCCGGTTCCTTGAACGGAGATCGTCATACCGGCAAATACGACCCCGTCAGTGGACGACTCCTCATCTCGTTTCGCAGTAAAACCCCCAAAGGTCACACCGCGCCCACAGAAGGCGACTGGGTAGCCTGGGTGGGAACTTACGATGATCTCGTCAAAGGAAACGAAGGACAGTATCACGTCCGCTTAAAAGACAATACCAAAGGCGCCGACTGTGCCTACCCCGGCGTGGAAGTTCTACCCGATGGCACCTTCATCGTTACCACCTACGGCCATTGGGACAAAGGCAAACCGCCTTATATCCGCAGTGTACGACTCAAACTTTCCGAACTGGATCAACTGGCGAAAAGTAAGTAA
- a CDS encoding MFS transporter, with protein sequence MSSTEPPTSYVRYRVIFACMLMAILLYLDRFCISFAEVFIKDELGLSDKQIAIILGSFFVSYAFCQVPSGWLSDRFGARTMLTLYILMWSLFTALTGFVTGFIMLLLFRLGFGVGQAGAYPTSANIVSKWMPLSARGIASSMVAVGGRLGGALAPILTAFLIVLFVPISQSSELTTGDLMKPQQFAVKFMENLNKKQEFETTIYDHLTPESKEYLKAVASEKETETGTAVEADFLVNLNSILQKDTLYHSSDFEDLKLNQQAEQLLNITPGEMNVEERSRLNRLLLEARYYTEFRKVQGKGWRPVMVVYGVFGIVIAGFFWWTIRDYPRMHPSCSEQELEAIEFGRNEEDKDHTKEIGGIPLKAIVENRSLWMLSLSQFCTNIGWLFLVTWLPRYLDETYQVPLKERGTMITVALAVGWFGTLSGGKATDWLRNRISLRWSRVLPIVVSRFTAMAAYILLCFLDVSPWVAVALFSVVAFSTDFGSPAMWAFNQDIGGKHVGSVLGWGNMWGNLGAAIAPYLMIWVIGEDDHYWSMAFVTCAVAFFIAGVASLGVDTAQTLIVEEEPEGELAST encoded by the coding sequence ATGTCCAGCACTGAGCCACCTACATCCTATGTTCGTTATCGCGTCATTTTTGCCTGCATGTTGATGGCGATTTTGTTGTATCTAGATCGATTTTGTATCTCGTTCGCTGAGGTATTTATCAAAGATGAGTTGGGGTTGAGCGACAAACAGATTGCGATCATTCTCGGATCGTTTTTTGTCTCTTATGCATTCTGTCAGGTGCCTTCCGGTTGGTTAAGCGACCGTTTTGGCGCGCGGACAATGCTGACTCTTTATATTTTGATGTGGTCACTGTTTACCGCACTCACCGGCTTTGTAACCGGTTTCATTATGCTGTTACTGTTTCGCTTGGGGTTTGGGGTAGGACAAGCGGGAGCTTATCCTACGAGTGCGAATATTGTCAGTAAATGGATGCCACTTTCCGCACGAGGCATTGCCAGCAGTATGGTCGCCGTTGGGGGACGCTTAGGCGGTGCGCTTGCTCCGATTCTCACCGCATTTCTGATCGTGTTATTCGTGCCGATTTCTCAGTCGTCTGAATTGACTACCGGTGATCTAATGAAACCACAGCAATTTGCCGTCAAGTTTATGGAGAATTTAAACAAAAAACAGGAATTTGAAACGACGATTTACGACCACCTCACTCCGGAAAGTAAAGAGTATCTCAAAGCAGTGGCTTCAGAAAAAGAGACTGAAACGGGAACGGCCGTTGAAGCCGACTTTCTCGTGAATTTGAATTCCATTTTGCAAAAAGACACGTTGTATCACTCCTCTGATTTTGAGGATCTGAAACTGAATCAGCAAGCAGAACAATTGCTCAATATTACTCCTGGTGAAATGAATGTTGAGGAGAGGTCCCGTTTGAATCGGCTCTTACTGGAGGCTCGATACTACACTGAATTTCGGAAAGTTCAGGGTAAAGGCTGGCGACCGGTGATGGTAGTCTATGGAGTGTTTGGAATCGTCATTGCCGGTTTCTTCTGGTGGACCATCCGCGATTATCCACGGATGCATCCATCCTGTTCCGAGCAGGAGTTGGAAGCAATTGAATTTGGACGCAATGAAGAAGACAAAGACCATACAAAAGAGATTGGTGGAATTCCCCTGAAAGCGATTGTGGAGAACCGAAGTCTCTGGATGCTTTCTTTGTCTCAATTTTGTACGAATATCGGTTGGTTATTTCTTGTTACCTGGTTACCACGTTATTTGGACGAGACATATCAAGTACCCTTAAAAGAGCGCGGAACAATGATCACTGTCGCACTAGCAGTTGGTTGGTTCGGCACTCTGTCCGGTGGTAAGGCGACCGACTGGCTGCGGAATCGAATCAGTTTGCGCTGGAGTCGTGTGCTTCCAATTGTCGTGTCACGATTCACTGCCATGGCTGCCTATATCTTGTTATGTTTTCTTGATGTCTCTCCCTGGGTAGCAGTGGCACTCTTTTCTGTGGTCGCTTTTTCGACCGACTTTGGATCTCCTGCCATGTGGGCTTTTAATCAAGATATCGGCGGTAAACATGTGGGGTCTGTGCTTGGTTGGGGAAATATGTGGGGTAATCTGGGAGCAGCAATCGCTCCCTATCTCATGATCTGGGTGATTGGCGAAGACGATCATTACTGGAGCATGGCTTTTGTTACCTGTGCGGTTGCGTTTTTCATTGCCGGTGTGGCTTCGCTGGGTGTCGATACGGCTCAAACTCTGATTGTTGAAGAAGAGCCTGAAGGTGAACTGGCATCGACTTAG
- a CDS encoding flavodoxin family protein, translated as MRTLVIYFSYSGNNRLLAESLAKQMECDACPIIEKKRRTMLTIILDMIFKRNPKIEPLPHTVSDYDHLILVAPIWDSKIANPMKSLLRREKESLPAYSFISLCGYERAGQNESILEQLSVLTGQAPKAVCELKICELFPPEQREQIKTISRFRVNSEDLVKFEMPINEFLKLINAVQ; from the coding sequence ATGCGAACACTTGTCATTTATTTTTCCTATTCAGGTAATAATCGGCTACTCGCTGAGTCTCTTGCCAAACAGATGGAATGCGATGCCTGCCCCATCATTGAAAAGAAACGTCGCACTATGTTAACGATCATTTTAGATATGATCTTTAAGCGAAATCCAAAAATCGAACCGCTTCCGCATACGGTTTCCGATTATGACCATCTTATTCTCGTTGCCCCAATTTGGGACTCAAAAATAGCAAATCCCATGAAATCTTTGCTTCGACGTGAGAAGGAATCGCTGCCTGCTTATTCTTTTATATCACTTTGCGGCTATGAACGCGCCGGGCAAAACGAAAGCATTTTAGAACAGTTGTCTGTTTTGACAGGACAAGCGCCAAAGGCAGTTTGTGAATTAAAGATCTGTGAACTCTTTCCGCCTGAGCAAAGAGAACAGATCAAAACCATTTCACGTTTTCGTGTGAATTCTGAAGATCTCGTCAAATTCGAGATGCCGATTAACGAGTTTCTTAAATTGATCAATGCCGTTCAATGA
- a CDS encoding alpha/beta fold hydrolase, producing the protein MSTKAYKSTQAKKAVMDSYSLMLEHWEVPFQERDLETSFGTTHVIESGDKQNPPLVLLHGGGGNSTMWFPNIVALTQHFKIYAVDIVGEMGKSDDTRLSYTTDDYPNWLGEVFQELSLSHSNLLGTSLGATLSIQFAIRTPEFIDQLVLVAPPSLEKMNTGFILKGLLSALFPTSSITKSFYRYITSPNSIQPPAWGLEDQVVRSKAQRLNTNTIPVVTEEDLSKLPESTLLILGKDDRIYSIDAAVNKVKKAAPQVTIAVIENAGHVVTVEQPEIFAKTFFEFMNVS; encoded by the coding sequence ATGAGTACCAAGGCGTACAAATCGACTCAAGCAAAAAAAGCGGTCATGGATTCGTATTCCTTGATGCTGGAACATTGGGAGGTTCCCTTTCAGGAGCGCGACCTTGAAACGAGCTTTGGCACTACGCATGTCATTGAGTCGGGAGACAAGCAAAACCCGCCGTTAGTCTTACTGCATGGCGGCGGTGGAAATTCCACGATGTGGTTTCCGAATATTGTCGCATTGACGCAGCATTTTAAGATTTACGCGGTCGACATTGTTGGCGAAATGGGGAAAAGTGATGACACCCGGTTGTCCTATACAACGGATGATTATCCAAACTGGTTAGGTGAAGTCTTTCAAGAACTGTCGCTTTCTCATTCCAATCTCCTGGGAACATCATTGGGTGCCACCTTATCAATTCAATTTGCGATTCGAACACCTGAATTCATCGATCAATTGGTACTGGTCGCTCCCCCCTCATTAGAGAAAATGAACACTGGATTTATATTAAAAGGTCTTTTATCTGCTCTGTTTCCGACTAGCTCAATTACAAAAAGTTTTTACCGCTACATTACGTCGCCAAATTCCATCCAACCTCCCGCATGGGGGTTAGAAGATCAAGTGGTACGATCAAAAGCACAACGTTTAAACACGAATACGATCCCCGTTGTTACTGAAGAAGATCTGTCCAAACTGCCAGAATCAACGCTCTTGATTCTGGGCAAGGATGATCGGATTTATTCCATTGATGCTGCGGTGAATAAGGTAAAAAAAGCCGCACCCCAAGTTACCATTGCTGTGATTGAGAATGCGGGGCATGTGGTTACCGTGGAGCAACCTGAAATATTCGCGAAAACGTTTTTCGAATTTATGAATGTCTCTTAA
- a CDS encoding zinc-dependent alcohol dehydrogenase family protein has product MKTKAAVLYDMQQPTPYAESNPLVVEEVTLSEPGLGEVLVEMAGAGLCHSDLSVIDGSRPRIMPMVMGHEASGIVREVGQGVHDLKPDDHVIFSFVPLCGHCIPCATGRPALCEPGAQANLAGTLLSGQRHFQNQSELELNHHLGVSAFSEYTVVAQESLIKIDSQLPLSTAALFGCAVMTGVGAVVNTAKVEPGSSVAVFGLGGVGLSTVMGARAAGAETIFAIDLLPDKLELAQKVGATHSINAREEDPVTKIKDIQNGVDYSFESVGNEQVLQQAYAATKRGGTTITIGLPHPNKMFSVPAVSLVAEERTIKGSYMGSAVPRRDLPRFIAMYQAGLLPVDLLLSRTIQLDEINEAFDDLATGAAVRQVVTFEN; this is encoded by the coding sequence ATGAAAACAAAAGCCGCCGTTCTCTACGACATGCAGCAACCTACCCCCTATGCAGAGTCAAACCCACTAGTTGTAGAAGAGGTCACATTATCCGAGCCTGGTCTGGGAGAAGTTCTGGTTGAAATGGCCGGCGCGGGTTTATGCCACTCCGATCTATCAGTCATTGACGGCTCACGTCCTCGCATCATGCCAATGGTGATGGGACATGAAGCCAGCGGCATCGTTCGCGAGGTAGGGCAGGGCGTGCATGATCTTAAGCCAGATGACCATGTCATCTTTTCCTTCGTTCCATTATGCGGACACTGCATTCCCTGCGCAACGGGGAGGCCCGCGCTCTGTGAGCCGGGGGCACAAGCCAACCTTGCGGGGACATTGCTTTCCGGTCAACGGCATTTTCAAAATCAATCCGAATTAGAACTCAATCACCATCTCGGCGTTTCCGCCTTTTCCGAGTATACGGTCGTTGCACAGGAATCATTGATCAAAATTGATTCCCAGCTTCCATTGAGTACGGCGGCTTTGTTCGGTTGTGCCGTCATGACCGGTGTCGGAGCCGTCGTCAACACAGCAAAAGTAGAGCCGGGATCGAGTGTGGCAGTCTTCGGTTTAGGCGGGGTTGGTCTCAGCACCGTCATGGGCGCTCGCGCTGCCGGCGCAGAAACGATTTTCGCCATCGATTTGCTCCCGGATAAGTTAGAACTGGCCCAAAAAGTTGGTGCCACGCATTCAATCAACGCCCGTGAAGAAGATCCGGTCACAAAAATCAAGGACATTCAAAACGGGGTCGACTACTCCTTCGAAAGCGTGGGCAACGAGCAGGTTCTGCAGCAAGCCTATGCTGCCACGAAACGCGGCGGCACAACGATTACGATCGGGCTTCCGCATCCTAACAAGATGTTCTCGGTTCCCGCCGTCAGCCTGGTAGCGGAAGAACGTACGATCAAAGGCTCTTATATGGGTTCCGCTGTCCCCCGACGTGACTTGCCACGTTTTATCGCCATGTATCAGGCGGGCCTGTTACCCGTGGATCTACTTCTGTCACGCACGATCCAACTGGACGAGATCAACGAAGCCTTCGACGATCTCGCCACAGGGGCCGCTGTTCGACAAGTGGTGACGTTTGAGAACTAA
- a CDS encoding SGNH/GDSL hydrolase family protein produces MNPIVFHIISGQAFFTGSVLVMLAAWLSTRESRVAKRVMVLVFLLGMIAIVVSSTSMPYWFYGCAGVITLVWISSCFVKKWRRWSAYAVIGVWAIAIGLEAPYHLTPTIKPVASRSMTVIGDSVTAGLGGGDKAETWPQILARKHDLQVQDISHVGDTVSAALKRVQKAPVVSPIVLLAIGGNDILGSTTTEQFAKSLEALLAELSAPDRQLIMLELPLPPFYHEYGRTQRNLAQKYDVALVPKRVFLSIIARGESTLDSIHLSEAGHQTMAEVVWGLVMPAYATD; encoded by the coding sequence ATGAATCCAATTGTCTTTCACATTATCTCAGGACAGGCATTTTTTACCGGGTCAGTTTTAGTCATGCTCGCGGCGTGGTTATCCACGCGTGAGAGTCGCGTTGCGAAGCGTGTGATGGTATTGGTCTTTTTGCTTGGTATGATTGCGATTGTCGTTTCATCAACGTCCATGCCTTACTGGTTCTATGGGTGCGCGGGAGTGATCACGCTGGTCTGGATAAGTTCCTGTTTTGTCAAGAAATGGCGGCGCTGGTCGGCTTATGCTGTGATCGGTGTGTGGGCAATCGCAATTGGGTTGGAAGCGCCTTATCATCTGACGCCTACAATTAAGCCGGTTGCTTCTCGATCGATGACCGTGATTGGAGATTCCGTAACTGCGGGTTTGGGAGGCGGCGACAAAGCAGAAACATGGCCGCAGATTTTGGCGCGCAAGCATGATTTACAAGTGCAAGATATTTCGCACGTAGGGGATACTGTTTCAGCAGCATTGAAGCGGGTTCAGAAAGCACCCGTCGTTTCTCCAATCGTCTTACTGGCAATTGGCGGGAATGATATTCTGGGGTCTACGACCACTGAGCAATTCGCGAAAAGTCTGGAGGCATTGCTGGCTGAGCTGTCAGCACCAGATCGGCAATTAATCATGCTGGAATTGCCGCTACCTCCGTTCTACCATGAATACGGTCGTACTCAGCGGAATCTGGCGCAGAAATATGATGTTGCACTCGTTCCCAAAAGGGTATTTCTGTCGATTATCGCTAGGGGCGAATCGACGTTGGATTCGATTCATCTTTCAGAGGCGGGACATCAGACTATGGCAGAAGTGGTTTGGGGACTTGTGATGCCAGCTTATGCCACTGATTGA
- a CDS encoding DUF1553 domain-containing protein, whose product MFDTVHKSRLLSLSCISFLIIAGFSFSAKLSWAEPDKKQQTKRIKFNRDIRPILSDKCLHCHGPDASTREAELRLDDQRDVLKPRDDYHIIDLKQPQQSELLKRILSSDSADKMPPEESGKELSKQEIELIQRWIEQGAPYQKHWSFIAPSRPELPTVKNQGWPRKSMDHFILARLEQEKLSPNPRASKTTLCRRLFLDLTGLPPTLKELDTFLKDDSPNATEKLVDRLLKSSHYGEHMARYWLDAARYADTSGYFTDEEWYMWHWRDWVINAFNQNMPFDQFTIEQLAGDLLPKPSLSQMIATGFNRNHMTTRETGVIDEEYRVEYVVDRLDATSTVWMGLTMGCARCHDHKFDPISQKEFYQFFAFFNNSPERGNTGTAGNAMPLIQVPDPELQKRIEQHKKQIAVLEKQHQQRKKELNQQQAKWEQTILAKLTPPSADGLLHHFPLDELKQKKENSDTSIKSVGKPKSVAGVKGKAVQFDGGSLLEIDASLTIEHDTPFSVAAWIKPSSGGPICILSKNDDRNHLRGFDIMIRKGKLGVHFINKWNSNAIQVVTTNSISTGRWQHLLVTYDGSSKANGVRIYLNGEVQETKAPFDRLTGSIATSEPLRIGRRSTSAFYKGFVDDLRIYDRTLTAAEANQLATYQFLDSTVTLPAKKRTARQKEDIHAFFLKTAASDESRKAEQQLNTMRRKLTSLQKNMPTTMVMQENKKKRDTFILVRGVYNAHGEKVTANVPAALPEFKSSLPSNRLGLAKWLTSPQHPLTARVFVNRVWQQLFSTGLVKTVEDFGSQGEWPSHPELLDWLAVDFQENGWDVKRLVKQIVLSATYQQSSHVTDALYERDPENRLLARGPRFRLDAETVRDNALKISGLLSTKQGGPSVKPYQPAGLWEAVSYDGELKYKQDKGDALYRRSMYTYWKRQSPPPALMAFDAPTRETCTVRRPRTNTPLQALVLLNDPTYVEAARALAEKTLKQHDSQTARVQFAFRSATSRLPSQQEQLILTTILDKQRQVFEKNQPAALKLIGVGEAPFDKTVSPTELAAWTILTSTIFNMDETVTKN is encoded by the coding sequence ATGTTTGATACGGTACATAAATCTCGCCTGCTGAGTCTGTCCTGCATTTCGTTCCTCATCATTGCGGGGTTTAGTTTCTCTGCAAAATTGAGTTGGGCAGAACCAGATAAAAAACAACAGACGAAACGTATTAAATTTAACCGTGATATCCGTCCGATTCTTTCCGATAAATGTCTGCACTGTCATGGTCCCGACGCATCAACTCGCGAAGCGGAACTACGTTTAGATGATCAACGCGATGTACTGAAACCTCGTGATGATTATCACATTATCGACCTCAAGCAGCCTCAGCAGAGTGAATTACTCAAACGTATCCTGTCATCGGACTCAGCGGACAAAATGCCACCGGAAGAATCCGGCAAAGAACTTTCAAAACAGGAAATAGAGCTCATTCAACGTTGGATCGAGCAGGGAGCCCCTTATCAGAAACACTGGTCATTTATTGCACCAAGTCGCCCTGAACTCCCTACGGTCAAAAATCAAGGCTGGCCTCGAAAGTCAATGGACCATTTTATTCTTGCGCGTTTGGAACAGGAAAAGTTGTCACCCAATCCCCGCGCATCAAAAACGACGCTTTGTCGGCGTCTCTTTCTCGATCTGACCGGCTTGCCTCCGACATTAAAAGAACTCGATACGTTTCTCAAAGACGATTCCCCGAACGCAACAGAAAAGCTCGTTGACCGATTACTCAAATCCTCCCATTACGGCGAACACATGGCCCGCTATTGGCTGGATGCCGCACGCTATGCGGATACCAGCGGCTACTTCACCGATGAAGAATGGTACATGTGGCACTGGCGCGACTGGGTGATCAATGCCTTCAATCAGAATATGCCCTTTGATCAATTCACAATCGAACAATTGGCGGGTGACTTGCTGCCCAAGCCATCGCTCAGCCAAATGATTGCGACCGGCTTCAATCGCAATCACATGACCACTCGCGAAACAGGGGTCATCGATGAAGAATACCGTGTCGAATACGTGGTCGATCGACTCGATGCCACTTCAACGGTTTGGATGGGACTCACCATGGGCTGTGCCCGCTGCCACGACCATAAGTTTGATCCGATCTCACAAAAAGAGTTCTATCAATTCTTTGCGTTTTTCAATAACAGCCCGGAACGAGGAAATACGGGTACTGCCGGCAATGCCATGCCATTGATTCAAGTTCCGGACCCGGAATTGCAGAAGCGAATAGAACAGCATAAAAAACAGATTGCGGTACTCGAAAAACAACATCAACAGCGTAAAAAAGAATTGAATCAACAGCAGGCAAAGTGGGAACAAACGATTCTGGCCAAACTCACTCCACCGTCAGCCGATGGCTTACTCCACCATTTTCCTCTGGATGAACTTAAACAGAAAAAAGAGAATTCCGATACCAGTATCAAATCTGTTGGTAAACCCAAATCCGTCGCCGGCGTCAAAGGCAAGGCCGTGCAATTTGACGGCGGGTCACTGCTCGAAATCGATGCATCACTCACAATTGAGCACGACACTCCATTTTCGGTGGCCGCCTGGATCAAACCGTCTTCGGGTGGGCCTATTTGTATTTTATCCAAAAATGATGATCGAAATCATTTAAGGGGTTTCGACATCATGATACGTAAAGGCAAATTGGGTGTCCATTTCATCAACAAATGGAATTCCAACGCCATTCAAGTCGTGACAACCAACTCCATCAGCACCGGTCGCTGGCAGCATCTGCTTGTGACATACGATGGTTCTTCGAAAGCCAACGGTGTCCGCATTTACCTGAATGGTGAAGTACAAGAAACGAAAGCTCCCTTTGATCGTCTGACCGGCAGTATTGCGACCAGTGAACCGCTACGTATTGGACGTCGCAGCACAAGTGCCTTCTATAAGGGCTTTGTGGATGATCTGCGCATTTATGATCGAACGTTAACCGCTGCGGAAGCAAATCAACTCGCCACCTATCAGTTTCTGGACAGCACCGTCACACTGCCTGCCAAAAAACGAACTGCTCGGCAAAAAGAGGACATACACGCGTTTTTCCTCAAGACGGCTGCTTCAGACGAGTCGCGGAAAGCAGAACAACAACTCAATACCATGCGTCGAAAACTGACCTCGCTACAAAAAAACATGCCCACTACAATGGTGATGCAGGAAAACAAAAAGAAACGCGATACCTTCATTTTAGTGCGTGGCGTCTATAATGCCCACGGCGAAAAAGTAACCGCCAACGTTCCCGCCGCGTTGCCCGAGTTCAAATCAAGCCTGCCATCGAATCGACTGGGACTGGCGAAATGGCTGACAAGTCCGCAGCACCCCCTGACAGCGCGTGTTTTTGTGAACCGTGTCTGGCAGCAACTCTTCAGCACCGGTTTAGTGAAGACAGTGGAGGATTTTGGCTCGCAGGGAGAATGGCCCAGCCATCCGGAACTACTGGACTGGTTGGCGGTTGACTTTCAGGAAAACGGCTGGGATGTCAAACGTCTCGTCAAACAGATTGTACTCTCGGCCACCTATCAACAATCGTCACACGTGACCGACGCACTTTACGAACGTGATCCCGAAAACCGGCTACTGGCCCGCGGTCCCCGATTTCGATTGGACGCGGAAACCGTCCGCGACAACGCACTCAAAATCAGTGGTTTACTCAGTACGAAGCAGGGGGGGCCGAGCGTGAAGCCGTATCAGCCAGCCGGACTTTGGGAAGCGGTCTCCTATGATGGTGAATTGAAGTACAAGCAAGACAAGGGCGATGCCTTGTATCGCAGAAGCATGTATACATACTGGAAACGTCAAAGTCCACCTCCTGCTTTAATGGCCTTTGATGCGCCCACGCGTGAAACCTGTACGGTTCGTCGTCCTCGCACAAATACTCCGCTTCAAGCACTGGTTCTGTTAAATGACCCGACCTATGTGGAAGCAGCTCGTGCCCTGGCAGAAAAGACATTAAAGCAACACGATTCTCAGACTGCGCGAGTTCAATTTGCATTTCGATCTGCCACCAGTCGTCTGCCAAGCCAACAGGAACAACTGATATTAACAACCATTCTGGATAAACAACGGCAGGTCTTTGAGAAGAATCAACCTGCCGCCTTAAAATTAATTGGCGTTGGAGAAGCTCCCTTTGACAAAACCGTCTCCCCTACTGAATTGGCTGCCTGGACAATCTTGACCAGCACGATCTTCAATATGGATGAGACGGTTACCAAAAATTAA